A window from Mangifera indica cultivar Alphonso chromosome 2, CATAS_Mindica_2.1, whole genome shotgun sequence encodes these proteins:
- the LOC123199064 gene encoding histone deacetylase HDT1-like gives MEFWGVEVKAGQPLKVKPTFDNIIHLSQASLGESKKDKGHDSVPLFVKFGYEKLVLGTLITDTIPQISFDLVFEKEFELSHNWKNGSVYFCGYQTPLPQDSSDEFDMEGSDEDEEEDIPMIAAENGKGGLKAEKAKAPVKANSGKPEISAKPSKATPKPEENDDSDSDDGDDSMDDVMGDDSDEISDDEEGSDEDEDDTEDEDSDEDEETPKKAVVGKKRPTESATKTPVPAKKTKGAATPQTDGKKGVHVATPYPSKQASKTPNEKTPKSGGGQFSCKSCSKSFGSDGALQSHTKAKHSAGK, from the exons ATGGAGTTCTGGG GTGTTGAAGTTAAGGCTGGACAGCCACTTAAAGTCAAACCAACCTTTGACAATATCATCCACCTTTCACAG GCTTCGCTTGGTGAGTCAAAGAAGGATAAAGGGCATGATTCTGTGCCCCTCTTTGTGAAATTTGGCTACGAGAAGCTTGTTCTTGGAACTCTTATTACTGATACTATCCCACAAATATCTTTTGATCTAGTATTTGAGAAAGAGTTTGAGCTTTCTCACAACTGGAAGAATGGTAGTGTCTACTTTTGTGGTTACCAAACCCCCTTGCCACAGGATAGTTCTG atGAGTTTGATATGGAGGGgtcagatgaagatgaggaagaggaTATTCCAATGATTGCTGCTGAGAATG GAAAAGGTGGATTGAAGGCTGAGAAAGCAAAAGCTCCTGTAAAGGCAAATTCTGGTAAGCCTGAAATTTCTGCCAAGCCAAGCAAGGCAACACCTAAACCTGAGGAGAATGATGACAGTGATTCAGATGATGGGGATGATTCAATGGATGATGTGATGGGAGATGATTCAGATGAG ATTTCTGATGATGAAGAAGGttcagatgaagatgaagatgatacagaagatgaagattcggatgaagatgaagagacaCCAAAGAAG GCTGTAGTAGGAAAGAAGAGACCAACAGAATCAGCTACAAAAACTCCTGTTCCTGCTAAGAAGACAAAGGGAGCAGCTACTCCTCAGACTG ATGGTAAGAAGGGAGTTCATGTTGCAACTCCTTACCCATCAAAGCAGGCCAGCAAAACACCTAATGAGAAAACTCCCAAATCCGGTGGTGGCCAATTCTCTTGCAAGTCGTGTAGCAA GTCATTTGGGTCTGATGGTGCTCTACAATCTCACACTAAAGCCAAGCACAGTGCCGGCAAATAG
- the LOC123201948 gene encoding uncharacterized protein LOC123201948 yields the protein MPTAKSNRRGQEQSRKEKLSSEKSMSFHGRPAVMMMEKDQLRRPKTLPDLLPDRMHVSLSPENKPKLTKLLLKVTVQGSVGAVQVITSSENTVADLIVAAVKQYVKECRRPILPTTDPSSFDLHYSQFSLESLGREEILLELGSRNFFLCKRKVQAETEATTSSAKCSKEVEKVSKAGIPWLKFIGF from the exons ATGCCGACGGCTAAGAGTAACCGGAGGGGACAAGAGCAGAGCCGGAAGGAAAAATTGTCATCGGAAAAATCGATGTCGTTTCACGGGAGACCTGCAGTCATGATGATGGAAAAGGACCAGTTGAGGAGGCCAAAGACGTTGCCGGATTTGCTCCCGGATCGGATGCACGTCAGTTTGTCGCCGGAGAATAAACCGAAGTTGACGAAATTGCTATTAAAAGTTACGGTACAGGGAAGCGTAGGTGCCGTACAAGTGATCACGTCTTCGGAAAACACCGTAGCTGACTTGATCGTCGCCGCCGTGAAGCAGTACGTCAAAGAATGTCGACGACCAATCTTGCCGACCACCGATCCGTCCAGCTTCGACCTCCATTATTCGCAGTTTAGCCTAGAAA GCTTGGGAAGAGAAGAGATATTGCTGGAACTCGGATCCAGAAACTTCTTTTTGTGCAAAAGGAAAGTTCAAGCGGAAACTGAAGCAACGACGTCGTCTGCCAAGTGTTCAAAGGAGGTAGAAAAGGTTAGCAAGGCAGGGATTCCCTGGCTGAAGTTCATAGGTTTTTAG